A single Filimonas effusa DNA region contains:
- a CDS encoding glycoside hydrolase family 2 protein, with protein sequence MALSKRILTLILTFLLSGSLLAKEIPLVANIYARQHMTLNGKWNYIVDPLENGYYDYRLQPHTKGGFFENKKPKSPSDLVEYSFDASPVMDIPGDWNMQNPQLFFYEGTVWFKKDFQFKKQSGTKNILYFGAVNYDAKVYVNGELVGAHVGGYTPFNFDITDVLNDGENFVVVKVDNKRGKDFVPTQNFDWWNYGGITRDVLLASVPDTFVEDYTVQLKKGSANTIPGWIKLNTATAAQSVTVEIPELKVKQTLTTNAEGKASFELTANPILWSPENPKLYEVVITAKGEVIKDNIGFRNIETKGREILLNGKKIFLRGVSIHEEAPYARGRAHSVEDATTLLTWAKQMGCNYVRLAHYPHSENMVRQAEKMGIMVWSEIPVYWTISWENEATYANAQQQLHDMIRRDKNRSAVIIWSIANETPHSEPRDRFLGKLATYARKQDDTRLISMAMEVTKDANNLNRLEDNMNTFVDVISFNQYIGWYRASNEDARKMKWEVPYNKPVIISEFGGEALQGLHGDKTAKWNEEYQEELYIRNLEMLEKIDGLSGLSPWILVDFRSPRRQLPNIQDFFNRKGLISSWGIKKKAFFVMQDYYNKKTEQYK encoded by the coding sequence ATGGCACTTTCAAAGAGAATACTGACGCTAATCCTTACCTTCCTGTTATCCGGCAGCCTGCTGGCCAAAGAAATTCCATTGGTAGCTAACATTTATGCACGCCAGCATATGACCCTGAACGGTAAATGGAACTATATCGTAGACCCGCTCGAGAACGGCTACTACGACTATCGGCTGCAACCCCATACAAAAGGCGGTTTCTTTGAAAATAAAAAACCTAAATCGCCATCCGACCTGGTGGAATATAGCTTCGACGCTTCTCCTGTAATGGATATCCCCGGCGACTGGAATATGCAAAATCCACAACTGTTCTTCTATGAAGGAACGGTTTGGTTTAAAAAGGACTTCCAGTTTAAAAAACAATCCGGCACAAAAAATATTCTTTATTTCGGCGCTGTTAACTACGACGCCAAAGTATATGTGAACGGCGAATTGGTAGGTGCGCACGTGGGCGGTTATACTCCCTTTAACTTCGACATCACCGATGTCCTGAATGACGGCGAAAATTTCGTGGTGGTGAAAGTCGATAACAAACGGGGAAAAGACTTTGTTCCCACGCAAAACTTCGACTGGTGGAACTATGGAGGCATCACTCGCGATGTATTATTGGCAAGTGTTCCCGATACTTTTGTAGAGGATTACACGGTGCAACTGAAGAAAGGTAGCGCAAACACTATCCCTGGTTGGATCAAGCTTAATACGGCAACAGCCGCTCAGTCAGTAACTGTTGAAATCCCCGAGCTCAAAGTAAAGCAAACGCTTACTACTAATGCCGAAGGCAAAGCCAGTTTCGAATTAACCGCCAATCCCATACTTTGGTCTCCCGAAAATCCGAAATTATATGAGGTGGTGATAACTGCGAAAGGCGAAGTAATAAAGGATAACATTGGCTTCCGTAATATCGAAACTAAAGGCAGGGAAATTCTCCTGAACGGAAAGAAGATCTTCCTGCGTGGTGTGAGTATTCATGAAGAAGCGCCATATGCACGTGGCCGCGCACACTCCGTAGAGGACGCAACAACTTTGCTTACATGGGCAAAACAAATGGGATGTAACTACGTTCGGCTGGCGCACTATCCGCATAGCGAGAATATGGTCCGCCAGGCTGAAAAAATGGGTATCATGGTTTGGTCGGAGATTCCTGTTTACTGGACTATTTCCTGGGAAAACGAAGCTACCTACGCCAATGCACAGCAACAACTGCACGATATGATCCGGCGCGATAAAAACCGTAGTGCTGTCATCATCTGGTCTATCGCCAATGAAACGCCGCATAGCGAACCACGCGACCGCTTCCTGGGCAAACTGGCCACTTATGCACGTAAACAGGATGATACCAGGCTTATCAGCATGGCTATGGAAGTTACAAAAGACGCCAACAACCTGAACCGCCTCGAAGATAACATGAACACTTTTGTCGACGTTATCAGCTTTAACCAATACATCGGCTGGTACCGTGCTTCCAACGAAGATGCAAGAAAAATGAAATGGGAGGTACCTTATAACAAACCCGTTATCATCAGCGAATTTGGCGGTGAAGCCCTGCAGGGATTACATGGCGATAAAACTGCCAAATGGAACGAAGAGTACCAGGAAGAATTATACATCCGTAACCTCGAAATGCTGGAGAAAATAGATGGTTTATCAGGCCTGTCACCCTGGATCCTTGTCGACTTCAGGTCTCCCCGCCGCCAGCTTCCAAACATCCAGGACTTCTTTAACAGGAAAGGATTGATCTCCAGCTGGGGAATTAAGAAAAAGGCATTCTTTGTAATGCAGGATTATTATAATAAAAAAACAGAACAGTATAAATAA
- a CDS encoding endo-1,4-beta-xylanase, with amino-acid sequence MKITNMHAIIILLYALTLGACSKQANFDSDNSKQTYQKADLQTLRQAPFPIGAAVVPSTLKSNANYRNIVTTEMSSISGENAMKMNSISRGRKSYFWDDADYLVNFAAENKLRVHGHTLIWYKHTPTWVASFSGTKDDWKTILKEYIQDVVGRYKGKVASWDVVNEIINDDGSLRDCIWLQKIGPEYIELSFRYAHEADPAALLFYNDYGQEWSHARRKAAYHLADSLVKNNVPIHGLGLQMHTNVARSVNDIRYAITAAAVTGLKVHVSELDVAVNPDKKLTAFNETVAQQQKERYRAAAKAMLDIPENQRFGITMWGVHDPSSWLSPNPDWALPFNNLFEKKPAYDGLLEGLYQGK; translated from the coding sequence ATGAAAATAACGAATATGCATGCCATCATAATATTACTGTATGCGCTTACATTGGGCGCATGCAGTAAACAGGCTAACTTTGATTCCGATAACAGCAAGCAAACATATCAGAAAGCAGATCTTCAAACCCTGCGCCAGGCGCCTTTTCCCATAGGAGCTGCCGTAGTGCCGTCAACGCTTAAGAGCAACGCAAATTACCGTAACATAGTAACTACGGAAATGAGTAGTATCTCAGGCGAAAATGCCATGAAAATGAATTCGATCAGCCGCGGCAGAAAATCTTATTTCTGGGACGATGCCGATTACCTGGTGAACTTCGCTGCAGAAAATAAACTGCGTGTTCATGGTCATACGCTCATCTGGTATAAACATACGCCCACATGGGTGGCCAGTTTCTCCGGCACCAAAGATGACTGGAAAACAATCCTGAAAGAATACATCCAGGATGTGGTAGGACGCTACAAAGGAAAAGTTGCTTCATGGGATGTCGTGAACGAGATCATCAACGACGATGGCTCCCTGCGCGATTGTATCTGGCTGCAGAAAATAGGGCCGGAATACATCGAACTGTCCTTCCGCTATGCGCATGAAGCCGATCCGGCGGCGCTTCTCTTCTATAACGATTACGGTCAGGAATGGAGCCACGCACGCAGGAAAGCAGCTTATCATCTTGCCGATAGCCTGGTAAAGAACAATGTTCCTATTCATGGCCTCGGCCTGCAAATGCATACGAACGTAGCACGCTCCGTTAACGACATCAGGTATGCCATCACAGCAGCGGCTGTTACCGGCCTTAAAGTTCACGTCTCTGAACTCGATGTGGCGGTTAACCCCGATAAAAAGCTGACTGCTTTCAACGAAACAGTGGCACAGCAACAGAAAGAACGTTATCGCGCTGCGGCTAAAGCAATGCTCGATATACCGGAAAATCAGCGCTTCGGCATTACCATGTGGGGAGTACATGATCCCAGTTCTTGGCTGAGCCCTAATCCCGATTGGGCGCTGCCTTTTAATAATCTGTTTGAAAAGAAACCCGCTTACGATGGCTTGTTAGAAGGCCTCTATCAGGGTAAATAA